A part of Gemmatimonas groenlandica genomic DNA contains:
- a CDS encoding M28 family peptidase, with amino-acid sequence MRSFGLARLSLAASVCGLVTLPALLSAQGTAKTNQYGNPATLKPAPTKAAIDVRDLQIRLYQFADDSMLGRQVGRVGNKKGTDMIAAEVKRLGLLPAGDNGTYFQTLPYHLRKFTDHSRMTVDGNPIEWNTEFVAVPGQRAPRPITGADVVFGGTQGDSTTQISAADAAGKFVVLLPNPNGPRGGQGQGFAVRGGGAPARSRFDDAVAVATIDLDALTPAQRVAVNEPIVATSSAPGRGAPAGGARGPVDSIALLKAQIATLQPQATIRLTRDAAARLFKRTNIDGLSAGLKGGTVTASLDFVETPTDWARNVVAVVPGSDPLLKHQYVAIGAHNDHVGITTPVDKDSIRAFNIQKNKLLLANNMQGLGPDILTTIRVNMDSIRKVHPKARLDSINNGADDDGSGSMGVLEIAEAMMAMPVKPKRSTLFIWHTGEEGGLVGSAFFTRNPTVPIDSVVAQLNVDMIGRGRAEDLPGGGPDYVGVVGSFFDSKDLGETVKAVNGKQSKPLTFDYKFDEPIEWSGYNNIYGRSDHYNYAQQGVPIAFFFTGLHGDYHQRSDEPEFIDYPHYAKIANYIKDLVVEVGNGPRPRLNGSKPAKPKVIVP; translated from the coding sequence ATGCGATCCTTCGGGCTCGCCCGCTTGTCCCTCGCTGCGTCCGTGTGCGGCCTGGTCACCCTTCCCGCGCTGCTCTCCGCGCAGGGTACCGCCAAAACCAACCAGTACGGCAATCCCGCCACGCTCAAGCCAGCGCCGACCAAGGCCGCCATCGACGTGCGTGACTTGCAGATCCGACTCTACCAGTTTGCCGATGACTCCATGCTTGGCCGTCAGGTCGGCCGCGTCGGCAACAAGAAGGGCACCGATATGATCGCCGCCGAGGTGAAGCGCCTGGGGCTGCTGCCGGCCGGTGACAACGGCACGTACTTCCAGACGCTGCCGTACCATCTGCGGAAGTTCACTGACCACTCGCGGATGACCGTCGACGGCAATCCCATCGAGTGGAACACGGAATTCGTGGCGGTGCCGGGCCAGCGTGCGCCGCGCCCGATTACCGGCGCGGACGTGGTGTTTGGTGGCACGCAGGGCGACTCCACCACGCAGATCTCGGCCGCCGATGCCGCCGGCAAGTTCGTGGTGTTGCTGCCCAATCCGAACGGCCCGCGCGGCGGACAAGGACAGGGCTTCGCCGTGCGCGGCGGAGGCGCGCCGGCCCGCTCGCGCTTCGACGATGCCGTGGCCGTCGCGACGATCGATCTCGACGCCCTGACGCCGGCACAGCGCGTGGCCGTCAACGAGCCGATCGTGGCTACGTCGAGCGCGCCGGGACGCGGTGCGCCAGCCGGTGGCGCCCGCGGTCCCGTGGACTCCATTGCGCTGCTGAAAGCGCAGATCGCCACGCTGCAGCCGCAGGCGACGATCCGCCTCACGCGCGATGCCGCGGCGCGCCTCTTCAAGCGCACGAACATCGACGGGCTCTCGGCCGGCCTCAAGGGCGGCACGGTGACCGCGTCGCTGGATTTCGTGGAGACGCCCACCGACTGGGCGCGCAACGTGGTGGCGGTGGTGCCGGGCAGTGATCCGCTGCTCAAGCACCAGTACGTCGCGATCGGCGCCCACAACGATCACGTGGGCATCACGACGCCGGTGGATAAGGACTCGATCCGTGCCTTCAACATCCAAAAGAACAAGCTCCTGCTGGCGAACAACATGCAGGGGCTTGGCCCCGATATTCTGACCACGATTCGCGTGAACATGGACAGCATCCGCAAGGTGCATCCGAAGGCGCGTCTCGATTCCATCAACAACGGTGCCGACGACGACGGCTCGGGCTCGATGGGCGTACTGGAGATCGCCGAAGCGATGATGGCGATGCCGGTGAAGCCCAAGCGTTCCACGCTGTTCATCTGGCACACCGGCGAAGAAGGTGGCTTGGTGGGATCGGCGTTCTTCACGCGTAATCCCACCGTACCCATCGACTCGGTCGTGGCGCAGCTCAACGTGGACATGATCGGTCGCGGTCGCGCCGAGGATCTGCCCGGTGGTGGCCCTGACTACGTGGGCGTGGTAGGCTCGTTCTTCGACTCCAAGGATCTGGGCGAGACCGTGAAGGCGGTGAACGGTAAGCAGAGCAAGCCGCTGACCTTCGACTACAAGTTCGACGAGCCGATCGAGTGGAGCGGCTACAACAACATTTACGGCCGCAGCGATCATTACAACTACGCGCAGCAGGGCGTGCCGATTGCGTTCTTCTTCACCGGTCTGCACGGCGACTATCACCAGCGCAGCGACGAACCCGAGTTCATTGACTATCCGCACTACGCGAAGATCGCGAACTACATCAAGGATCTCGTGGTGGAAGTCGGCAACGGTCCGCGTCCGCGGTTGAATGGATCGAAGCCGGCCAAGCCGAAGGTGATCGTTCCGTAA